DNA sequence from the Penicillium psychrofluorescens genome assembly, chromosome: 3 genome:
TTCATTCTCGCATTACGGCAGTTTGTACTACACGGGAGATATGCCGCCACCATCAGGCAACTACTACGTTAAGGATGGCAAGACCGTCAGAGATTCGGAGTTTGCTATTGGGCCGGCTACGGGTCGGGATTGGGTTGATGCAGCCCGATCAGTTTTGGACGTCGAGAAAGGGCCATGTACGTCGTTGTTAGCGTCATCGTCGTGCAATCGCTGATAAGTTTACAGGGACTTCTCTAACGCAGTATCTGCAGGCAGTCGGGACGCGAGAGATGGAGGCAATACAATCTTTGAAACCTCCTAAGCAGACTGCCTTATTCTGTGGCCCGAAGCTCTACCGACCAGACacggaaaagaaaattaCTGCTTTAGCGTGGTACCGACAAGTCGTTGATGCCCTTATCCCCAAGGACGCAGCCATTACCAACCCCTGTCTCTGGCATAATGACTTGCATGATGACAACGTCTTCGTAGACCCGCATAATCCCGAAAAGATTACGGGTATCATCGACTGGCAGTCTTGCCACATTTCACCACTCTTCAACCAAAATCCCGATCCTGCCTTCCTCGACTGGAATTTCCTTGAGCCTGAGACACTTGATCTGGCACCACGACCGAAACTTTCTGGGCTGTCACCAGAAGAACGGTCTGCGGCCGTACATGAGTATACCATCCAAAACGTGTTTATTGGATGGCGGAAACTCATGCTTGCCAAAAACCCTGATCTATATCGAGTAGTCGAATTCCGAAAGACGGCAGCGTACGGGCTGATATTTCTTGCGCAGCGAATGTTCGAATACGGCGAGG
Encoded proteins:
- a CDS encoding uncharacterized protein (ID:PFLUO_005302-T1.cds;~source:funannotate); the protein is MDFARNVLDTPVPRVYSWNSQAKSHPVGAEFIIMDKVEGVPLSQIWGTMKLPQKLQVLLALTRLQKQWLSVSFSHYGSLYYTGDMPPPSGNYYVKDGKTVRDSEFAIGPATGRDWVDAARSVLDVEKGPWTSLTQYLQAVGTREMEAIQSLKPPKQTALFCGPKLYRPDTEKKITALAWYRQVVDALIPKDAAITNPCLWHNDLHDDNVFVDPHNPEKITGIIDWQSCHISPLFNQNPDPAFLDWNFLEPETLDLAPRPKLSGLSPEERSAAVHEYTIQNVFIGWRKLMLAKNPDLYRVVEFRKTAAYGLIFLAQRMFEYGEAHFQSLLVDLKDTWADLPAVSNDMPFPFDFSEEDIERIKLDSDGAVAGTELVAEVKERLGDLWPDKGFIEHERYDDCKSALHAVKGQILEQLTETDEEKAEYERYWPFE